Proteins from a genomic interval of Panthera tigris isolate Pti1 chromosome A2, P.tigris_Pti1_mat1.1, whole genome shotgun sequence:
- the ZNF746 gene encoding zinc finger protein 746 isoform X1, translating to MGKFPFLRVAVPPVALDRWRLPCSALRWMELFPAPSSPKGQSLLAPGFTQAAQHCLATPGHQSPASKACVLFQQLPGSPASVPTLDLTLHLLFDSYIWNLCFMLTHIHVRGGGRRGKVWGDTRAYILCNISVLRVTAGPPQSSAAFPRDQRSSPKNSQSYSSPLPTLPYAHYRVTSRFAQKAPLPLLALAFRSHQALLPSEPCKRPCPFPWLDVCPPPGPRGPDAVCSCTFPFSGSGPPVPAPDLLMQIKQEGELQLQEQQALGVEAWAAGQPDIGEEPWGLSQLDSGAGDVSTDAASGVHSNFSTTIPPTSWQADLPPHHPSSACSDGTLKLNTAASTEADVKIVIKTEVQEEEVVATPVHPTDLEAHGTLFGPGQATRFFPSPVQEGAWENQGGSFPSQDPVLGLREPARPERDMGELSPAVAQEETPPGDWLFGGVRWGWNFRCKPPVGLNPRTGPEGVPYTSPDSGEAVLDPSQAPRPFGDPCKYPGRTKGFGHKPGLKKHPAAPPGGRPFTCATCGKSFQLQVSLSAHQRSCGPPEGAPGAAGGGARDGSALRCGECGRCFTRPAHLIRHRMLHTGERPFPCTECEKRFTERSKLIDHYRTHTGVRPFTCTVCGKSFIRKDHLRKHQRNHAAGAKGPARGQPLPPLPAGPPDPFKSPASKGPLASTDLVTDWTCGLSVLGPSDGADL from the exons ATGGGGAAATTCCCGTTTCTTAGGGTGGCTGTCCCACCCGTGGCTCTAGACAGGTGGCGGCTTCCCTGTAGCGCCCTCAGGTGGATGGAGTTATTTCCAGCTCCCAGCTCACCGAAGGGACAGAGCCTCCTGGCTCCTGGCTTCACGCAGGCAGCTCAGCACTGTCTCGCCACACCTGGACATCAAAGCCCAGCCTCCAAGGCCTGTGTCCTGTTCCAACAACTCCCTGGGTCACCTGCCTCtgttccaactcttgatttgactTTGCATTTGCTCTTTGATTCTTACATCTGGAATCTTTGTTTTATGCTCACTCATATAcatgtgcgggggggggggcggaggggtaAGGTTTGGGGGGATACTCGGGCTTACATTTTATGTAACATTTCTGTGTTAAGAGTGACAGCAGGACCTCCCCAGAGCAGCGCGGCCTTCCCCAGGGACCAAAGATCCAGCCCTAAGAACTCACAGTCGTAttcctcaccccttcccaccctcccctatGCTCACTACCGTGTGACTTCACGCTTTGCCCAGAAGGCCCCGCTGCCCCTGCTTGCTCTGGCCTTCCGTTCCCACCAGGCTCTTTTGCCATCTGAGCCTTGTAAGCGCCCGTGTCCATTTCCTTGGCTGGATGTGTGTCCCCCACCGGGGCCGAGGGGCCCTGATGCTGTGTGTTCATGCACTTTCCCTTTCTCAGGCTCGGGGCCCCCGGTTCCTGCCCCTGACCTCTTAATGCAGATCAAGCAGGAGGGCGAGCTCCAGCTCCAGGAGCAGCAGGCTCTGGGGGTAGAGGCCTGGGCAGCCGGACAGCCGGATATTGGGGAGGAGCCATGGGGCCTCAGCCAGCTGGACTCCGGAGCAGGAGACGTCTCTACAGATGCCGCCTCTG GCGTCCACTCCAACTTTTCCACCACGATCCCACCCACTTCCTGGCAGGCggacctccctccccaccacccttctTCAGCATGCTCGGATGGGACACTGAAGCTCAACACAGCAGCCTCCACGGAAG CAGATGTCAAAATTGTGAtaaaaacagaagtccaggaagAGGAGGTGGTGGCCACGCCAGTGCATCCTACCGACCTGGAGGCTCACGGGACCCTGTTTGGACCAGGCCAAGCCACAAGGTTTTTCCCTAGTCCCGTCCAGGAAGGAGCCTGGGAGAACCAGGGCGGCTCCTTCCCCAGCCAGGACCCTGTGCTGGGGCTGAGAGAGCCCGCCCGGCCTGAGCGGGACATGGGCGAGCTCAGCCCCGCGGTGGCCCAGGAGGAGACCCCGCCGGGGGACTGGCTCTTTGGGGGGGTCCGGTGGGGCTGGAATTTCCGGTGTAAGCCCCCCGTGGGCCTGAACCCGAGGACTGGGCCCGAGGGGGTGCCCTACACCTCCCCCGACAGCGGGGAGGCCGTGCTGGACCCCAGCCAGGCCCCGAGACCCTTCGGCGACCCCTGTAAATACCCCGGCCGGACCAAGGGCTTCGGCCACAAGCCGGGCCTGAAGAAGCACCCCGCCGCCCCGCCGGGAGGGCGGCCCTTCACCTGCGCCACGTGCGGGAAGAGCTTCCAGCTGCAGGTGAGCCTGAGCGCGCACCAGCGCAGCTGCGGGCCGCCCGAGGGGGCGccgggggcggcgggcggcggcgcgcGGGACGGCAGCGCGCTGCGGTGCGGGGAGTGCGGCCGCTGCTTCACGCGCCCCGCGCACCTCATCCGCCACCGCATGCTGCACACGGGCGAGCGGCCGTTCCCCTGCACCGAGTGCGAGAAGCGCTTCACCGAGCGCTCCAAGCTCATCGACCACTACCGAACGCACACGGGCGTGCGGCCCTTCACCTGCACGGTCTGCGGCAAGAGCTTCATCCGCAAGGACCACCTGCGCAAGCACCAGCGCAACCACGCGGCGGGGGCCAAGGGCCCGGCCCGCGGccagcccctcccgcccctcccggcCGGGCCCCCGGACCCCTTCAAGAGCCCGGCCTCCAAAGGACCCTTGGCCTCCACAGACCTAGTGACCGACTGGACTTGTGGCCTGAGCGTCCTGGGACCCAGCGACGGCGCGGACCTGTGa
- the ZNF746 gene encoding zinc finger protein 746 isoform X2 — translation MGKFPFLRVAVPPVALDRWRLPCSALRWMELFPAPSSPKGQSLLAPGFTQAAQHCLATPGHQSPASKACVLFQQLPGSPASVPTLDLTLHLLFDSYIWNLCFMLTHIHVRGGGRRGKVWGDTRAYILCNISVLRVTAGPPQSSAAFPRDQRSSPKNSQSYSSPLPTLPYAHYRVTSRFAQKAPLPLLALAFRSHQALLPSEPCKRPCPFPWLDVCPPPGPRGPDAVCSCTFPFSGSGPPVPAPDLLMQIKQEGELQLQEQQALGVEAWAAGQPDIGEEPWGLSQLDSGAGDVSTDAASGVHSNFSTTIPPTSWQADLPPHHPSSACSDGTLKLNTAASTEDVKIVIKTEVQEEEVVATPVHPTDLEAHGTLFGPGQATRFFPSPVQEGAWENQGGSFPSQDPVLGLREPARPERDMGELSPAVAQEETPPGDWLFGGVRWGWNFRCKPPVGLNPRTGPEGVPYTSPDSGEAVLDPSQAPRPFGDPCKYPGRTKGFGHKPGLKKHPAAPPGGRPFTCATCGKSFQLQVSLSAHQRSCGPPEGAPGAAGGGARDGSALRCGECGRCFTRPAHLIRHRMLHTGERPFPCTECEKRFTERSKLIDHYRTHTGVRPFTCTVCGKSFIRKDHLRKHQRNHAAGAKGPARGQPLPPLPAGPPDPFKSPASKGPLASTDLVTDWTCGLSVLGPSDGADL, via the exons ATGGGGAAATTCCCGTTTCTTAGGGTGGCTGTCCCACCCGTGGCTCTAGACAGGTGGCGGCTTCCCTGTAGCGCCCTCAGGTGGATGGAGTTATTTCCAGCTCCCAGCTCACCGAAGGGACAGAGCCTCCTGGCTCCTGGCTTCACGCAGGCAGCTCAGCACTGTCTCGCCACACCTGGACATCAAAGCCCAGCCTCCAAGGCCTGTGTCCTGTTCCAACAACTCCCTGGGTCACCTGCCTCtgttccaactcttgatttgactTTGCATTTGCTCTTTGATTCTTACATCTGGAATCTTTGTTTTATGCTCACTCATATAcatgtgcgggggggggggcggaggggtaAGGTTTGGGGGGATACTCGGGCTTACATTTTATGTAACATTTCTGTGTTAAGAGTGACAGCAGGACCTCCCCAGAGCAGCGCGGCCTTCCCCAGGGACCAAAGATCCAGCCCTAAGAACTCACAGTCGTAttcctcaccccttcccaccctcccctatGCTCACTACCGTGTGACTTCACGCTTTGCCCAGAAGGCCCCGCTGCCCCTGCTTGCTCTGGCCTTCCGTTCCCACCAGGCTCTTTTGCCATCTGAGCCTTGTAAGCGCCCGTGTCCATTTCCTTGGCTGGATGTGTGTCCCCCACCGGGGCCGAGGGGCCCTGATGCTGTGTGTTCATGCACTTTCCCTTTCTCAGGCTCGGGGCCCCCGGTTCCTGCCCCTGACCTCTTAATGCAGATCAAGCAGGAGGGCGAGCTCCAGCTCCAGGAGCAGCAGGCTCTGGGGGTAGAGGCCTGGGCAGCCGGACAGCCGGATATTGGGGAGGAGCCATGGGGCCTCAGCCAGCTGGACTCCGGAGCAGGAGACGTCTCTACAGATGCCGCCTCTG GCGTCCACTCCAACTTTTCCACCACGATCCCACCCACTTCCTGGCAGGCggacctccctccccaccacccttctTCAGCATGCTCGGATGGGACACTGAAGCTCAACACAGCAGCCTCCACGGAAG ATGTCAAAATTGTGAtaaaaacagaagtccaggaagAGGAGGTGGTGGCCACGCCAGTGCATCCTACCGACCTGGAGGCTCACGGGACCCTGTTTGGACCAGGCCAAGCCACAAGGTTTTTCCCTAGTCCCGTCCAGGAAGGAGCCTGGGAGAACCAGGGCGGCTCCTTCCCCAGCCAGGACCCTGTGCTGGGGCTGAGAGAGCCCGCCCGGCCTGAGCGGGACATGGGCGAGCTCAGCCCCGCGGTGGCCCAGGAGGAGACCCCGCCGGGGGACTGGCTCTTTGGGGGGGTCCGGTGGGGCTGGAATTTCCGGTGTAAGCCCCCCGTGGGCCTGAACCCGAGGACTGGGCCCGAGGGGGTGCCCTACACCTCCCCCGACAGCGGGGAGGCCGTGCTGGACCCCAGCCAGGCCCCGAGACCCTTCGGCGACCCCTGTAAATACCCCGGCCGGACCAAGGGCTTCGGCCACAAGCCGGGCCTGAAGAAGCACCCCGCCGCCCCGCCGGGAGGGCGGCCCTTCACCTGCGCCACGTGCGGGAAGAGCTTCCAGCTGCAGGTGAGCCTGAGCGCGCACCAGCGCAGCTGCGGGCCGCCCGAGGGGGCGccgggggcggcgggcggcggcgcgcGGGACGGCAGCGCGCTGCGGTGCGGGGAGTGCGGCCGCTGCTTCACGCGCCCCGCGCACCTCATCCGCCACCGCATGCTGCACACGGGCGAGCGGCCGTTCCCCTGCACCGAGTGCGAGAAGCGCTTCACCGAGCGCTCCAAGCTCATCGACCACTACCGAACGCACACGGGCGTGCGGCCCTTCACCTGCACGGTCTGCGGCAAGAGCTTCATCCGCAAGGACCACCTGCGCAAGCACCAGCGCAACCACGCGGCGGGGGCCAAGGGCCCGGCCCGCGGccagcccctcccgcccctcccggcCGGGCCCCCGGACCCCTTCAAGAGCCCGGCCTCCAAAGGACCCTTGGCCTCCACAGACCTAGTGACCGACTGGACTTGTGGCCTGAGCGTCCTGGGACCCAGCGACGGCGCGGACCTGTGa